In Rhodobacter xanthinilyticus, a single window of DNA contains:
- a CDS encoding beta-ketoacyl-ACP synthase III: MFTPAITGTGVYVPPHAISNDELVVAFNAYADRFNAENAAAIAAGEVAALPHSSSEFILKASGIESRYVMDKEGVLDPARMYPRLRQRSDDEPGIMAEIAVEACQKALAAAGRTGEEVDLVICAASNMERAYPAIAIEIQKLLGAGGFAFDMNVACSSATFGIQAAADMIRAGSVRRALVVNPEITSGHLEWRDRDCHFIFGDVATAVLIERREEAEHGFAIRSTRCATEFSNNIRNNNGFLRRTRPDGLADRRDMQFMQEGRKVFKEVLPMVSAHILHHLEAEGIEAGALKRLWLHQANKTMNDFIGRKVLGRDPEPGEQPNILQEFANTSSAGSIIAFDRFSGDLAPGDLGLICSFGAGYSVGSVIVEAF, from the coding sequence ATGTTCACGCCTGCGATCACCGGAACCGGGGTTTATGTGCCCCCCCATGCGATCTCGAATGACGAGCTCGTCGTTGCCTTCAACGCCTATGCCGACCGTTTCAACGCCGAGAATGCCGCGGCGATTGCGGCGGGCGAGGTGGCGGCGCTGCCGCATTCCTCGAGCGAGTTCATCCTCAAGGCCTCGGGCATCGAGAGCCGCTATGTGATGGACAAGGAGGGCGTGCTCGACCCCGCGCGGATGTATCCGCGCCTGCGTCAGCGCAGCGATGACGAGCCCGGGATCATGGCCGAGATCGCGGTGGAGGCCTGCCAAAAGGCGCTCGCCGCCGCCGGCCGCACCGGCGAAGAGGTCGATCTGGTGATCTGCGCGGCCTCCAACATGGAACGCGCCTATCCGGCGATTGCCATTGAAATTCAAAAGCTTCTGGGCGCGGGCGGGTTCGCCTTCGACATGAACGTGGCCTGTTCCTCGGCCACCTTCGGCATCCAGGCCGCCGCTGACATGATTCGCGCAGGCTCGGTCCGCCGCGCCCTTGTCGTCAACCCAGAGATCACCTCGGGCCATCTCGAATGGCGCGACCGCGATTGCCACTTCATCTTCGGCGATGTCGCCACCGCCGTGCTGATCGAGCGCCGCGAGGAGGCCGAGCACGGCTTCGCCATCCGCTCGACCCGCTGCGCGACGGAGTTTTCGAACAATATCCGCAATAACAACGGCTTCCTGCGCCGCACCCGCCCCGATGGCTTGGCCGATCGGCGCGACATGCAGTTCATGCAAGAAGGCCGCAAGGTCTTCAAGGAAGTGCTGCCGATGGTTTCGGCCCATATCCTGCACCACCTCGAGGCCGAGGGGATCGAGGCGGGCGCGCTCAAACGGCTCTGGCTGCATCAGGCCAACAAGACGATGAACGATTTCATCGGCCGCAAGGTGCTCGGCCGCGACCCGGAGCCGGGCGAGCAACCCAACATCTTGCAGGAATTTGCCAACACCTCCTCGGCGGGCTCGATCATCGCCTTTGACCGCTTCTCGGGCGATCTCGCCCCCGGGGATCTTGGGCTGATCTGCTCCTTCGGGGCGGGGTATTCGGTGGGCTCGGTGATCGTCGAGGCCTTCTGA
- a CDS encoding thymidine kinase has protein sequence MAKLYFNYSTMNAGKSTILLQASHNYIERGMQTLLVTARIDARAGAGRIASRIGIGAEATTFGPEDDMFEMVKSRRDAGPLACVFVDEAQFLTKDQVWQLARAVDDLGIPVMCYGLRVDFRGELFPGSAALLALADEMREVRTICHCGKKATMVVRKDAMGRAAREGDQVQIGGNETYVSLCRRHWREAVGDL, from the coding sequence ATGGCCAAACTCTACTTCAACTATTCGACGATGAACGCGGGCAAGAGCACGATCCTCTTGCAAGCCTCGCACAATTATATCGAGCGCGGGATGCAGACCCTCCTCGTCACCGCGCGGATCGATGCGCGGGCGGGCGCGGGCCGGATCGCGAGCCGGATCGGCATCGGCGCCGAGGCCACGACCTTCGGGCCCGAAGACGATATGTTCGAAATGGTCAAGTCGCGGCGCGATGCGGGGCCCCTCGCCTGCGTCTTTGTTGATGAAGCGCAATTCCTGACGAAGGATCAGGTCTGGCAACTCGCGCGCGCGGTCGATGATCTCGGGATCCCGGTGATGTGCTACGGGCTGCGGGTGGATTTCCGGGGCGAGCTGTTCCCCGGCTCGGCGGCGCTGCTGGCGCTCGCCGACGAGATGCGCGAAGTGCGCACGATCTGCCATTGCGGGAAGAAGGCGACGATGGTGGTGCGCAAGGATGCCATGGGGCGCGCCGCGCGCGAGGGCGACCAGGTGCAGATCGGCGGCAATGAGACCTATGTCTCGCTCTGCCGCCGCCACTGGCGAGAAGCGGTGGGCGATCTCTGA
- a CDS encoding phage regulatory CII family protein has translation MADTIGSYLKKHSEALVKDIGIEAAAEVCGKSKATLGRYYSSDPEHAERHMPIDVVARLEAVAQVPHVTMALAELGGLTVSYDEERRNARSGGINSDVVALSQRFAMLMGEYHQSIADGKITINEAKRLLSETQALQRVLLEMKMHLEEEAAAR, from the coding sequence ATGGCGGATACGATCGGCAGCTATCTGAAAAAGCACAGCGAAGCCTTGGTGAAGGATATCGGCATCGAGGCGGCGGCCGAGGTCTGCGGCAAATCGAAGGCCACGCTCGGGCGCTATTATTCCTCCGACCCGGAACATGCCGAGCGCCACATGCCGATCGACGTGGTGGCGCGGCTCGAGGCGGTGGCGCAGGTGCCGCATGTGACGATGGCGCTGGCCGAGCTCGGCGGGCTCACGGTCTCCTATGACGAGGAGCGGCGCAATGCGCGTTCGGGCGGGATCAACTCGGATGTCGTCGCGCTGAGCCAGCGGTTCGCGATGCTGATGGGCGAGTATCACCAGTCGATCGCCGATGGAAAGATCACCATCAACGAGGCCAAGCGCCTGCTCTCCGAGACCCAGGCGCTGCAACGCGTCCTCCTCGAGATGAAGATGCACCTCGAGGAGGAAGCCGCCGCGCGTTAA
- a CDS encoding DEAD/DEAH box helicase produces MENFENLGLAPILLRNLAGLGLLKPTPIQAQAIPQIVKGRDILGLAQTGTGKTAAFGLPMMTRIIAYGKRPAPKTVRALVLAPTRELATQIHDNLAAYADGAPVRIQRVVGGQSIFLQTEKLAKGVDVLIATPGRLLDLLERRALVLSETRYLVLDEADQMLDIGFIHALRKIAKLIPAERQTLLFSATMPKLMEELAASYLTDPVRVQVSAPGKAAEKIEQGVHFTTQGEKATLLAEYLGGHKGELAVVFNRTKHGSDKLAKLLDKWGFSVTAIHGNKSQNQRERALNAFRAGEVEVLVATDVAARGLDIPLVAHVYNYDLPNVPENYVHRIGRTARAGRDGRAVAFCAPLEMGDLRAIEKAMGDGIPVIGGLPHEETPAQKPGGRPGQKPGRKPQGRGRGQKPASEGGHAAPKPERAARPAGGQQAPRRPAAKKTPRG; encoded by the coding sequence TTGGAAAATTTTGAAAATCTCGGCCTTGCGCCGATCCTGCTGCGCAATCTCGCGGGGCTCGGCCTGCTCAAGCCCACGCCGATTCAGGCGCAGGCGATCCCGCAGATCGTGAAGGGGCGCGATATTCTCGGCCTCGCGCAGACCGGCACCGGCAAGACCGCGGCCTTTGGTCTGCCGATGATGACGCGGATCATCGCCTATGGCAAACGCCCCGCGCCGAAGACGGTGCGCGCGCTGGTTCTGGCGCCGACGCGCGAGCTTGCGACGCAGATCCATGACAACCTCGCCGCCTATGCCGATGGCGCGCCGGTGCGGATCCAGCGCGTGGTCGGCGGCCAGTCGATCTTCCTGCAGACCGAAAAGCTCGCCAAGGGCGTCGATGTGCTGATCGCGACGCCCGGGCGGCTGCTCGACCTGCTCGAGCGGCGCGCGCTCGTGCTCTCGGAAACGCGCTACCTCGTGCTCGACGAGGCCGACCAGATGCTCGACATCGGCTTCATCCACGCGCTGCGCAAGATCGCCAAGCTGATCCCGGCGGAGCGCCAGACGCTCTTGTTCTCGGCGACCATGCCGAAGCTGATGGAGGAGCTCGCCGCGAGCTACCTCACCGACCCGGTGCGGGTGCAGGTCTCGGCGCCCGGCAAGGCGGCGGAAAAGATCGAACAGGGCGTGCATTTCACCACCCAGGGCGAGAAGGCGACGCTGCTGGCGGAATATCTGGGCGGCCACAAGGGCGAGCTGGCGGTGGTCTTCAACCGCACCAAGCATGGCTCGGACAAACTCGCCAAGCTCTTGGATAAATGGGGTTTTTCGGTCACTGCGATCCATGGCAACAAGAGCCAGAACCAACGCGAGCGGGCGCTGAACGCGTTCCGCGCGGGCGAGGTCGAGGTGCTGGTGGCGACCGATGTGGCCGCGCGCGGGCTCGATATCCCGCTTGTTGCGCATGTCTATAACTACGACCTGCCGAATGTGCCCGAGAACTATGTCCACCGGATCGGCCGCACCGCGCGGGCGGGCCGCGACGGGCGGGCGGTGGCGTTCTGCGCGCCGCTCGAGATGGGCGATCTGCGGGCGATCGAGAAGGCGATGGGCGACGGGATCCCGGTGATCGGCGGCCTGCCGCATGAGGAAACGCCGGCGCAGAAGCCGGGCGGGCGACCGGGTCAGAAGCCGGGCCGCAAGCCGCAGGGCCGTGGGCGGGGGCAGAAACCGGCCTCGGAGGGCGGCCATGCCGCGCCGAAGCCCGAGCGCGCCGCGCGCCCCGCGGGCGGCCAGCAGGCGCCGCGCCGCCCCGCCGCCAAGAAAACCCCACGCGGTTAA
- the dtd gene encoding D-aminoacyl-tRNA deacylase: protein MRAVIQRVRHADVVVDGVTLGKIGQGLMILVCAMQGDGEAEAEKLAGRIAKLRIFKDEAGKMNRSVTDVGGACLVVSQFTLAADTSRGNRPGFSSAAAPELGKELYEHFSASLRGLGLPVETGEFGADMAVSLLNDGPITIWMDTADRA from the coding sequence ATGCGCGCAGTGATCCAGCGGGTGCGACACGCAGATGTTGTGGTGGACGGGGTGACTCTCGGCAAGATCGGCCAAGGGCTGATGATCCTCGTCTGCGCGATGCAGGGCGATGGCGAGGCCGAGGCGGAGAAGCTCGCGGGGCGGATCGCGAAGCTGCGGATCTTCAAGGACGAGGCGGGCAAGATGAACCGCTCGGTCACCGATGTGGGCGGCGCCTGCCTCGTGGTGAGCCAGTTCACGCTCGCCGCCGATACCTCGCGCGGCAACCGCCCCGGCTTCTCGAGCGCCGCCGCGCCCGAGCTCGGCAAAGAGCTCTACGAGCATTTCTCGGCGAGCCTGCGCGGGCTTGGCCTGCCGGTGGAGACCGGCGAATTTGGCGCGGATATGGCGGTGAGCCTGCTCAATGACGGGCCGATCACGATCTGGATGGATACCGCCGATCGCGCCTGA
- a CDS encoding zinc ribbon domain-containing protein translates to MAAPRRPEAEHHYPCASCGADLRFAPGQERLVCDYCGHVQEIPQAVSRGGTGLQELPLAAALGADVASFETEEHRTLHCPNCGASIEMDGPEHAVQCPFCATPVVTDTGAKRLLKPQGLVPFAITEAEARAALGRWLGSLWFAPSGFAQYARKGRRMTGIYTPFWTFDAATETRYSGARGDYWYETRSVQVMVDGRAETRTEEVRHTRWTPVSGRVARVFDDVLIYAARSLPPAYVQGLAPWDLAGVTEYRPDYLAGFSAEGYTVELAEGHHLAQAEMIRVIQSDVRRDIGGDEQRIGHLDPSFAAETFKHILLPVWTAAYKYRGRSFRFVVNAQTGKVQGDRPWSVWKIATAVVLAIAVAALIAYLGPQAK, encoded by the coding sequence ATGGCCGCCCCGCGCCGGCCCGAGGCCGAGCATCACTACCCCTGTGCCTCTTGCGGCGCGGACCTGCGCTTCGCGCCGGGCCAGGAGCGGCTTGTGTGCGATTATTGCGGCCATGTGCAGGAGATCCCGCAGGCGGTCAGCCGCGGCGGCACCGGGCTGCAGGAGCTGCCGCTCGCGGCCGCGCTCGGCGCCGATGTGGCATCCTTCGAGACCGAGGAGCATCGCACGCTCCATTGTCCGAATTGTGGCGCTTCCATCGAGATGGACGGGCCCGAACACGCCGTTCAATGTCCGTTTTGTGCAACTCCGGTGGTGACCGATACCGGCGCGAAACGGCTCTTGAAGCCGCAGGGGCTGGTGCCTTTCGCGATCACCGAGGCGGAGGCGCGGGCGGCGCTCGGGCGCTGGCTCGGCAGCCTGTGGTTCGCGCCCTCGGGCTTCGCGCAATATGCCCGCAAGGGGCGGCGGATGACGGGGATCTACACGCCGTTCTGGACCTTCGATGCGGCGACCGAGACGCGCTATTCGGGCGCGCGGGGCGATTACTGGTATGAGACGCGCAGCGTGCAGGTGATGGTCGATGGCCGCGCCGAGACGCGCACCGAAGAGGTCCGCCACACGCGCTGGACGCCGGTCTCGGGGCGGGTCGCGCGGGTCTTTGACGATGTGCTGATCTATGCGGCGCGGTCGCTGCCGCCGGCCTATGTGCAGGGGCTCGCGCCCTGGGATCTCGCGGGGGTGACGGAGTATCGGCCCGATTATCTCGCCGGGTTTTCGGCCGAGGGCTATACGGTCGAGCTGGCCGAGGGGCATCATCTGGCGCAGGCGGAGATGATCCGGGTGATCCAATCCGATGTGCGGCGCGATATTGGCGGCGATGAGCAGCGGATCGGCCATCTCGACCCGAGTTTCGCCGCCGAGACCTTCAAACATATCCTGCTGCCGGTCTGGACCGCGGCCTATAAATACCGCGGGCGGAGCTTTCGGTTCGTGGTCAACGCCCAGACCGGCAAGGTCCAGGGCGACCGGCCTTGGTCGGTGTGGAAGATCGCGACGGCTGTCGTTTTGGCGATCGCGGTTGCCGCTCTGATCGCCTATCTGGGGCCACAGGCGAAGTAA
- a CDS encoding SPFH domain-containing protein, which produces MGILDFLTGEFIDVIEWTDDTRDTMVWRFEREGHAIKYGAKLTVREGQAAVFIHEGQLADVFAPGLYLLETNNMPVLTTLQHWDHGFKSPFKSEIYFINTTRFNDLKWGTKNPIICRDPEFGPVRLRAFGSYAMRVGDPAKFMQEIVGTDGEFTADEISFQIRNVIVQEVSRVLAGSSIPVLDMAANTADLGRMIAGAIAPLVATYGLTIPEFYIENISLPEAVEAVLDKRTSMGIVGDLSRYAQFNAAEALGQPGSAAASGMGAAMGMGMGAAMGAAMGGTVGPWGAAPAQGPAAAPMAPPPPPVEKVWHLAVNGATQGPFGRGHLGRMVAEGSFARETLVWSPGQDGWKPAGEIAELAQLFTIAPPPPPPAV; this is translated from the coding sequence ATGGGCATTCTCGATTTTCTCACCGGCGAATTCATCGATGTCATCGAATGGACCGACGACACCCGCGACACGATGGTGTGGCGCTTCGAGCGCGAGGGCCATGCGATCAAATATGGCGCCAAGCTCACCGTGCGCGAGGGCCAGGCGGCGGTGTTCATCCATGAAGGCCAGCTCGCCGATGTCTTCGCGCCGGGGCTTTATCTCTTGGAAACCAACAACATGCCGGTGCTGACCACGCTCCAGCACTGGGATCACGGGTTCAAGTCGCCGTTCAAATCCGAGATCTATTTCATCAATACGACGCGGTTCAACGACCTGAAATGGGGCACGAAGAACCCGATCATCTGCCGCGACCCGGAGTTCGGGCCGGTGCGGCTGCGGGCGTTTGGCTCCTATGCGATGCGGGTCGGCGACCCGGCTAAATTCATGCAGGAAATCGTCGGCACGGATGGCGAATTCACCGCCGATGAGATCAGCTTCCAGATCCGCAATGTGATCGTGCAGGAGGTCAGCCGGGTGCTGGCGGGGTCGTCGATCCCGGTGCTCGACATGGCGGCGAATACCGCCGATCTGGGCCGGATGATCGCCGGCGCGATCGCGCCCCTGGTCGCGACCTATGGCCTGACGATCCCGGAATTCTATATTGAAAACATCAGCTTGCCGGAGGCCGTCGAGGCGGTTCTGGACAAGCGCACCTCGATGGGGATCGTTGGCGATCTGAGCCGCTATGCACAGTTCAACGCGGCCGAGGCGCTCGGCCAGCCGGGTAGCGCGGCCGCCTCGGGGATGGGCGCTGCGATGGGGATGGGGATGGGCGCCGCGATGGGGGCCGCGATGGGCGGCACCGTCGGGCCTTGGGGGGCCGCGCCCGCCCAAGGCCCTGCCGCCGCGCCGATGGCGCCGCCGCCGCCGCCCGTCGAGAAGGTCTGGCATCTGGCGGTGAACGGCGCGACGCAGGGGCCCTTTGGGCGCGGGCATCTGGGGCGGATGGTCGCCGAGGGCAGCTTCGCGCGGGAGACGCTGGTGTGGTCACCCGGTCAGGACGGCTGGAAGCCCGCCGGCGAGATCGCCGAGCTCGCGCAGCTCTTCACCATCGCGCCGCCGCCCCCGCCGCCGGCGGTTTGA
- a CDS encoding DUF2927 domain-containing protein: MTARAEWSSRLPRLGGALALVAALAGCLEGGPGARVPDSAPVATPRPTPAPAGLGGTPRAPESEAMQAYYAQVQATLEGQGLLRQDVAPRDAPFGTRQLVDNFIHVALYDEYANRNGTFVASQHASRLRRWEGPVTMSIEFGASIPAAQARTDRATITAFAGQLARASHHPISVTPAGGNFAVLVLNENERRAAGERLRALVPGIDAASVAAITDLPATTFCVVFAFSEGNSPSYSRAVAVIRGEHPELLRRSCIHEELSQGLGLANDYPRARPSIFNDDEEFALLTRQDELMLQILYDPRLRPGMTEAEARPIIETIASELLGADS, encoded by the coding sequence ATGACCGCGCGCGCGGAGTGGTCCTCTCGCCTGCCCCGTCTCGGAGGGGCGCTTGCGCTGGTGGCGGCGCTGGCGGGCTGCCTCGAGGGCGGGCCGGGCGCGCGCGTGCCCGACAGCGCGCCCGTGGCCACCCCGCGCCCGACGCCCGCGCCCGCGGGGCTCGGCGGCACGCCGCGCGCCCCCGAGAGCGAGGCGATGCAGGCCTATTACGCGCAGGTGCAGGCGACGCTCGAGGGCCAGGGCCTGCTCCGTCAGGATGTCGCGCCGCGCGATGCGCCCTTCGGCACCCGCCAGCTCGTCGACAATTTCATCCATGTCGCGCTGTATGATGAATATGCCAACCGCAACGGCACGTTTGTCGCGAGCCAGCATGCCTCGCGGCTGCGCCGCTGGGAGGGGCCGGTGACGATGTCGATCGAGTTCGGCGCCTCGATCCCGGCCGCGCAGGCCCGCACCGACCGCGCCACGATCACCGCCTTCGCCGGCCAGCTCGCCCGCGCGAGCCATCACCCGATCTCCGTCACCCCCGCGGGCGGCAATTTCGCCGTGCTGGTCCTGAACGAAAACGAGCGCCGCGCGGCGGGCGAGCGGCTGCGCGCGCTGGTGCCGGGGATCGACGCGGCCTCGGTCGCCGCGATCACCGACCTGCCCGCGACCACCTTTTGCGTGGTTTTCGCCTTCTCCGAGGGCAATTCGCCGAGCTATTCGCGCGCGGTCGCGGTGATCCGGGGCGAGCACCCGGAGCTTTTGCGCCGCTCCTGCATCCATGAAGAGCTCTCGCAGGGGCTCGGGCTTGCCAATGATTACCCGCGCGCGCGCCCCTCGATCTTCAACGACGACGAGGAATTCGCCCTGCTCACCCGGCAAGATGAGCTGATGTTGCAAATCCTCTACGACCCGCGCCTGCGCCCCGGCATGACCGAGGCCGAGGCGCGCCCGATCATTGAGACCATCGCGTCCGAGCTTTTGGGCGCCGACAGCTAG
- a CDS encoding toxic anion resistance protein — translation MTDTTVNKAAVATAEIETLPALALPSPAGELIALETAPAPQAEAIRARMAEIDMGDSGSVLYFGAKAQEELQAISQAMLADVRNKELGPAGDSLSEIVTTIRGFSVSELDVRRKQSWWERLLGRAAPFAQFVARFEKVQGQIDMITEDLLGHETKLLKDIKALDHLYEKTLNFYDELALYIAAGEAKLAELDATTIPAKEAEVAGAEEARKVIVAQELRDLRGARDDLERRVHDLKLTRQVTMQSLPSIRLVQENDKSLITKINSTLVNTVPLWETQLAQAVTIQRSAEAAKAVKQATDLTNELLTANARNLREANAAVRTEMERGVFDIEAIKTANAELIGTIEDSLRIADEGKKARAAAEVELVALEGKLRETLAAARAPQANRGAA, via the coding sequence ATGACCGACACCACCGTCAACAAGGCCGCCGTGGCGACCGCCGAGATCGAGACCCTGCCCGCGCTTGCGCTGCCGAGCCCGGCGGGCGAGCTGATCGCCCTCGAGACCGCGCCGGCGCCGCAGGCCGAGGCGATCCGGGCGCGGATGGCCGAGATCGACATGGGCGATTCGGGCTCGGTGCTCTATTTCGGGGCGAAGGCGCAGGAGGAATTGCAGGCGATCAGCCAGGCGATGCTGGCCGATGTGCGCAACAAGGAGCTCGGCCCCGCGGGCGACAGCCTGAGCGAGATCGTCACCACGATCCGCGGGTTTTCGGTCAGCGAGCTCGATGTGCGGCGCAAGCAGAGCTGGTGGGAGCGGCTTTTGGGCCGCGCGGCGCCCTTTGCGCAATTCGTGGCGCGGTTCGAGAAGGTGCAGGGCCAGATCGACATGATCACCGAAGACCTGCTCGGCCATGAGACGAAGCTGCTCAAAGATATCAAGGCGCTCGACCATCTCTATGAAAAGACGCTGAATTTCTACGATGAGCTGGCGCTTTACATCGCCGCGGGCGAGGCCAAGCTCGCCGAGCTCGACGCGACCACGATCCCCGCGAAGGAGGCCGAGGTGGCCGGCGCGGAGGAGGCGCGCAAGGTGATCGTGGCGCAGGAGCTGCGCGATCTGCGCGGTGCGCGCGATGATCTCGAGCGGCGGGTGCATGATCTCAAGCTGACCCGTCAGGTGACGATGCAAAGCCTGCCCTCGATCCGGCTGGTGCAGGAAAACGACAAGAGCCTGATCACCAAGATCAATTCGACGCTCGTCAACACGGTGCCGCTGTGGGAGACGCAGCTCGCGCAGGCGGTGACGATCCAGCGCTCGGCCGAAGCCGCGAAGGCGGTCAAGCAGGCCACCGATCTGACCAACGAGCTCCTGACCGCGAATGCGCGGAACCTGCGCGAGGCCAATGCGGCGGTGCGCACCGAGATGGAGCGCGGGGTTTTCGATATCGAGGCGATCAAGACCGCGAACGCGGAGCTGATCGGCACGATCGAGGATAGCCTCAGGATCGCCGATGAGGGCAAGAAGGCGCGGGCCGCGGCCGAGGTCGAGCTGGTCGCCCTCGAGGGCAAGCTGCGCGAGACGCTCGCCGCCGCGCGGGCGCCGCAAGCGAACCGGGGCGCGGCCTGA
- a CDS encoding 5-bromo-4-chloroindolyl phosphate hydrolysis family protein: protein MAERFGGKFSPSPRPSSRSETESLPAERLPRVQHRQEGWPFWIVVAALPFGAGAFGAGPEVLARSLGALGVLALGAYLLREGLRAEAAYEARRVARRPAFPRKIFAAVLIGAGLALGATDPAMGLAGAAVTGLIGLGLTVAAFGFDPARDKGMEGIDPIQQNRVARAVEAGEAHLAAMREAIARAQDGRLETRVAAFAETARALFRAVEEDPGDLSAARRYMGVYLQGARDATAQFADLWAQSRDSKARADYEALLDDLERNFTARTRDLIANGREGLEIEIEVLRERLAREGLAPAETETHNP, encoded by the coding sequence ATGGCCGAGCGTTTTGGCGGCAAATTCAGCCCCTCCCCCCGCCCCTCTTCCCGAAGCGAGACCGAGAGCCTGCCGGCCGAGCGGCTGCCGCGCGTGCAGCACCGCCAGGAGGGCTGGCCGTTCTGGATCGTGGTGGCGGCACTGCCCTTCGGGGCGGGGGCGTTCGGCGCGGGGCCCGAGGTGCTCGCGCGCTCGCTCGGCGCGCTCGGCGTTCTGGCCTTGGGCGCCTATCTGCTGCGCGAGGGGCTGCGGGCCGAGGCCGCCTATGAGGCGCGCCGCGTGGCCCGCCGGCCGGCCTTTCCGCGCAAGATCTTCGCGGCCGTGCTGATCGGCGCGGGGCTCGCGCTCGGCGCCACCGACCCCGCGATGGGGCTGGCGGGGGCGGCGGTCACCGGGCTGATCGGGCTCGGGCTGACGGTTGCGGCCTTCGGCTTCGACCCGGCGCGCGACAAGGGCATGGAGGGGATCGACCCGATCCAGCAAAACCGGGTGGCGCGCGCCGTCGAGGCGGGCGAGGCGCATCTCGCCGCGATGCGCGAGGCGATCGCGCGGGCGCAGGACGGCCGGCTCGAGACCCGCGTCGCGGCCTTTGCCGAGACGGCGCGGGCGCTCTTTCGCGCGGTCGAGGAAGACCCGGGCGACCTGTCTGCCGCGCGCCGCTACATGGGCGTTTACCTGCAGGGCGCGCGCGATGCGACGGCGCAATTTGCCGATCTCTGGGCGCAGAGCCGCGATTCCAAGGCGCGCGCCGATTACGAGGCGCTGCTCGACGATCTCGAGCGCAATTTCACCGCCCGCACCCGCGATCTGATCGCCAATGGCCGCGAGGGGCTGGAGATCGAGATCGAGGTGCTGCGCGAGCGGCTGGCGCGCGAGGGGCTTGCGCCCGCCGAGACCGAGACCCACAATCCGTAA